The following are encoded in a window of Etheostoma cragini isolate CJK2018 chromosome 7, CSU_Ecrag_1.0, whole genome shotgun sequence genomic DNA:
- the mafba gene encoding transcription factor MafB: MLQQVCAQQWRSQKNYCMKQERREETLFNKSVFATLANTFAYLQKSRDSSMSAELSMGPELPSSPLALEYVNDFDLMKFDVKKEGLAGLERNGVRQCNRLQPQGSVSSTPISTPCSSVPSSPSFSPTEQKSHLEELYWMPNTGYHQQIDPQTLSMTPEDAVEALIGATAHGHPPPPHVQQQLQQQGAFEGYRGPHHHHSHHGHGQQHHHPYAGGLPHHADELSGHQGGHNHPHSQQHHHHHSQDPDSPSPVSPDSHQSLHHHRHHHHHHPHGHLSQSAGHHGSGSGLNVEDRFSDDQLVSMSVRELNRHLRGFTKDEVIRLKQKRRTLKNRGYAQSCRYKRVQQKHVLENEKTQLINQVEQLKAEISRLARERDAYKLKCEKLTGSGASNGFREAGSTSDNPSSPEFFM; this comes from the coding sequence ATGCTACAGCAAGTCTGTGCACAGCAGTGGAGGAGCCAAAAGAACTATTGCATGAaacaagaaaggagagaagagacacTATTTAACAAGTCAGTTTTTGCAACGCTTGCAAATACCTTTGCGTATCTGCAGAAGAGTCGCGACAGCAGCATGAGTGCAGAGCTTAGCATGGGCCCGGAGCTACCCAGCAGCCCTCTGGCTCTGGAGTATGTCAATGATTTTGACCTGATGAAGTTTGATGTGAAGAAGGAAGGCCTGGCCGGGCTGGAGCGCAACGGGGTGCGCCAGTGTAACCGCCTCCAACCCCAAGGCTCTGTGTCGTCCACCCCCATCAGTACACCCTGCAGCTCGGTGCCCTCCTCACCCAGCTTCAGCCCTACAGAGCAGAAAAGCCACCTAGAGGAGCTGTATTGGATGCCGAACACCGGGTACCACCAGCAGATAGACCCGCAGACGCTAAGCATGACCCCAGAGGACGCAGTGGAGGCCCTGATTGGAGCCACAGCTCACGGCCACCCTCCGCCTCCGCATGTccaacagcagctgcagcagcaaggCGCATTCGAGGGCTACAGGGGCCCGCATCACCATCACAGCCACCACGGCCACGGCCAGCAGCACCATCACCCATATGCGGGGGGCCTCCCGCACCACGCCGACGAACTGTCCGGACACCAGGGCGGACACAACCACCCACACAGCCAGCAGCACCACCATCACCACAGCCAGGACCCCGACAGCCCGTCCCCGGTCTCTCCAGACTCCCACCAGTCGCTCCATCACCACcgccaccaccatcaccaccatccGCACGGGCACCTGAGCCAGTCGGCGGGGCACCACGGCTCCGGGAGCGGACTCAACGTGGAGGACCGCTTCTCCGACGATCAGCTGGTCTCCATGTCGGTGAGGGAGCTCAACAGACACCTACGGGGCTTCACCAAGGACGAGGTCATCCGCCTCAAGCAGAAGCGGAGGACCCTGAAGAACCGGGGCTACGCGCAATCCTGCCGGTATAAGCGGGTGCAGCAGAAGCACGTGTTGGAGAACGAGAAGACGCAGCTGATTAACCAGGTGGAGCAGCTGAAGGCGGAGATCAGCCGGCTGGCGAGAGAGAGGGACGCCTACAAACTCAAGTGCGAGAAACTGACCGGGTCAGGGGCCAGTAACGGGTTCCGCGAGGCTGGCTCAACCAGTGACAACCCTTCATCACCCGAGTTTTTCATGTGA